In one window of Frigoriglobus tundricola DNA:
- a CDS encoding CRTAC1 family protein: MSRRRAWISCTLIGIAALAVPATVWRVRETPDSPTPSEAESAPFEPAPADTSPAMPFEDVVRSAGISFRHEDGATPTQYLPEVMGGGVAWLDYDRDGFPDLFFVQSGPFPPDPHPSPTTPTSRLYRNRGDGTFADVTSDVGIVTPGYGQGVAVGDYDQDGYPDLFVSHFDGGRLYHNEPNGAGGRRFRDVTAAAGLALNGWCTSCAFGDVHGNGHLDLFVCRYLALDPKNYPHCTEPGRQGPVRSACGPQHFASTRSYLFRNNGNGTFTDVSETAGIEAGGKALGVVVLDLNGDGRADIFVGNDEVLNHHFRNLGGGKFQSVGLRSGTAVTHRGRPMGSMGVEAGDLTGGGLPDLFITTYIQEGTVLFRNLGKGLFTDVSPSAGMFAASWQKVGWGTALFDPDNDGNLDLFVANGHTRRNAADLLPRDDGRPQEYAMRAQLFLGDGKGVFREASRSAGPYFQHPRVSRGVAMCDYNNDGRVDLAVTHVGDAPALLKNQTSTPNHWVRLELEGARHRDPAGSNRDAIGAVVTVRAGGRRFVRFLAGGGSYYSAHDTRVLVGLGAAASVEEVTVRWPNAAGTVQRFGPLAVDRGYKLLEGVAEPQPVAAPPVRSAP, from the coding sequence ATGAGCCGGCGACGGGCGTGGATCTCATGCACCCTCATCGGGATCGCGGCTCTCGCGGTCCCGGCGACGGTGTGGCGCGTCCGTGAAACTCCCGACAGCCCTACCCCGTCCGAGGCGGAGAGCGCACCCTTTGAACCGGCGCCCGCAGACACCTCGCCCGCGATGCCGTTCGAGGACGTCGTCCGCTCCGCGGGCATTTCCTTTCGACACGAGGACGGCGCCACCCCGACGCAGTACCTCCCCGAGGTGATGGGCGGCGGGGTCGCGTGGCTCGATTACGACCGAGACGGCTTCCCCGATCTGTTTTTCGTTCAGAGCGGCCCGTTCCCGCCCGACCCGCACCCGTCCCCGACGACTCCGACCAGCCGGCTGTACCGCAACCGGGGGGACGGCACGTTCGCCGATGTCACCTCGGACGTCGGCATCGTCACCCCGGGCTACGGACAAGGTGTGGCCGTCGGCGACTACGACCAGGACGGGTACCCCGACCTGTTCGTCAGTCACTTTGACGGTGGCCGGCTGTACCACAACGAACCCAACGGCGCGGGCGGCCGGCGGTTCCGGGATGTGACCGCGGCGGCCGGTCTGGCGCTGAACGGCTGGTGTACGAGTTGCGCGTTCGGGGACGTTCACGGCAACGGGCACCTCGACCTGTTCGTGTGCCGCTACCTGGCCCTCGATCCGAAAAACTACCCCCACTGCACGGAACCGGGCCGACAGGGGCCGGTCCGCAGCGCGTGCGGTCCCCAGCACTTTGCCAGCACCCGCAGTTACCTGTTCCGCAACAACGGAAACGGTACGTTCACCGACGTGTCCGAGACGGCCGGGATCGAAGCGGGCGGGAAGGCCCTCGGGGTCGTCGTCCTCGACCTCAACGGCGACGGCCGGGCCGACATCTTCGTCGGCAACGACGAGGTGCTGAACCACCACTTCCGGAACCTCGGCGGGGGGAAGTTTCAATCCGTGGGGTTGCGGAGCGGAACGGCCGTCACGCACCGCGGCCGGCCGATGGGCAGCATGGGCGTCGAGGCCGGAGACCTGACCGGCGGCGGGCTCCCGGACCTGTTCATCACGACGTACATTCAGGAAGGCACGGTCCTGTTCCGCAACCTCGGAAAAGGACTCTTCACCGACGTGAGCCCCAGCGCGGGGATGTTCGCGGCGAGCTGGCAAAAGGTCGGCTGGGGCACGGCGCTGTTCGACCCGGACAACGACGGCAACCTGGACCTGTTCGTGGCCAACGGCCACACGCGCCGCAACGCCGCGGACCTCCTCCCCCGCGACGACGGTCGGCCCCAGGAGTACGCGATGCGGGCACAACTGTTTCTGGGCGACGGGAAGGGCGTGTTCCGCGAGGCGTCGCGCTCCGCCGGTCCGTATTTCCAGCACCCCCGCGTCAGTCGCGGGGTCGCGATGTGTGACTATAACAATGACGGGCGGGTGGATCTGGCGGTGACTCACGTCGGCGACGCCCCCGCGCTCCTGAAAAATCAGACTTCAACGCCGAACCACTGGGTCCGGCTCGAACTGGAAGGGGCGCGGCACCGCGACCCGGCGGGCAGCAACCGCGACGCGATCGGAGCGGTCGTTACGGTGCGGGCCGGCGGGCGCCGGTTCGTCCGCTTCCTGGCCGGGGGCGGAAGTTACTATTCCGCACACGACACCCGGGTGCTGGTCGGCCTGGGCGCCGCTGCCTCGGTCGAAGAGGTCACCGTCCGCTGGCCGAACGCCGCCGGCACCGTGCAACGCTTCGGGCCGCTCGCCGTGGACCGGGGGTACAAGCTTCTCGAAGGGGTGGCCGAACCGCAACCGGTCGCCGCCCCACCGGTCCGTTCCGCACCCTGA
- a CDS encoding CRTAC1 family protein, translated as MRVLLIVVALLAVLGVAVLLFFFPIRAPLGEAEPVESESESPSPTDSEPVPPPGVRIAFTDVTANAGIEFRHADHRTEMEYLMDSTGPGAAWIDYDQDGLLDLFLVQGYPFVPPFPATHPACKLYRNLGNGKFQDVTAVTGVGHIGCGQGAAVGDIDNDGYPDLFVTCYGKPNVLYRNVPNGSGGRKFEDATAAAGMGDHPDWKDRPNWSTSAAFLDYDNDGLLDLFVCSYVKVDLAKYPDCFRSGTKNRTACSPIRFAGTKCVLYRNHGNGAFRDVTKEAGVDQPNAKALGVAALDLDDDGRVDIFVANDGVPNFLFRNLGGGKFEQLGPACGCIVSGVGNPQAYMGVAAGDFHGEGRPDLFSTTFAGESKSLFRNRGRCQFLDVTTGSGLGPPTWSRLGFGTCALDIDRDGSLDLVIANGHVMAHIDDYGDPTNTFRQTPQLFLNNGRGRFTEFSKQAGAAFQQKYVGRALALADYDNDGRTDLYLSDSGGPAVLMHNGTETPNNWLRLDLRGTKSNRDAVGAKVTVHVGDRKLVRHKEGGGSYLSAHDPRLLVGLGPAPRVERVDIRWPSGSVQTVGPLEANRGYRVTEGTATVEPRP; from the coding sequence ATGCGGGTTCTCCTGATCGTGGTCGCGCTGCTCGCCGTACTCGGGGTGGCGGTGCTACTGTTCTTCTTCCCCATCCGAGCCCCGCTCGGCGAGGCCGAGCCGGTTGAGTCGGAATCAGAGTCCCCCTCGCCGACCGATTCCGAGCCGGTGCCCCCGCCGGGCGTGCGGATCGCCTTCACGGACGTGACCGCGAACGCCGGTATCGAGTTCCGGCACGCGGACCACCGCACCGAGATGGAGTACCTGATGGACTCCACGGGGCCGGGCGCCGCGTGGATCGACTACGATCAGGACGGGTTGCTCGACCTGTTTCTCGTTCAGGGCTACCCGTTCGTCCCCCCCTTCCCCGCTACTCACCCGGCGTGCAAGCTGTACCGCAACCTCGGCAACGGTAAGTTTCAGGACGTCACCGCGGTAACCGGCGTGGGCCACATCGGCTGCGGCCAGGGCGCGGCCGTCGGGGACATCGACAACGACGGCTACCCGGACCTCTTCGTGACGTGCTACGGCAAGCCGAACGTACTGTACCGGAACGTGCCGAACGGCAGCGGCGGGCGGAAGTTTGAAGACGCCACCGCCGCGGCCGGCATGGGCGACCACCCGGACTGGAAGGACCGGCCGAACTGGAGCACCAGCGCGGCGTTTCTGGACTACGACAACGACGGCCTCCTCGACCTCTTCGTGTGCAGCTACGTGAAAGTCGATCTCGCCAAGTACCCGGACTGCTTCCGGTCGGGCACGAAGAACCGGACGGCGTGTTCGCCCATCCGATTTGCGGGCACGAAGTGCGTGCTGTACCGCAATCACGGCAACGGCGCGTTCCGGGACGTCACGAAGGAGGCCGGGGTCGATCAGCCGAACGCCAAGGCGCTCGGCGTGGCGGCGCTGGACCTCGACGACGACGGGCGGGTGGACATCTTCGTTGCCAATGACGGCGTGCCGAACTTTCTGTTCCGCAACCTGGGCGGCGGGAAATTCGAGCAACTCGGACCCGCGTGCGGGTGCATCGTCAGTGGCGTGGGCAACCCGCAGGCGTACATGGGGGTCGCGGCGGGTGATTTTCACGGCGAGGGGCGGCCCGATCTGTTCTCGACCACCTTCGCCGGGGAGTCCAAGAGCCTGTTCCGGAACCGCGGCCGGTGCCAGTTCCTCGACGTGACGACGGGCTCGGGGCTGGGTCCGCCCACGTGGTCCCGGCTCGGGTTCGGCACGTGTGCCCTCGACATCGACCGCGACGGCAGCCTCGACCTCGTGATCGCCAACGGGCACGTCATGGCCCACATCGACGACTACGGCGACCCGACCAACACCTTCCGTCAGACCCCGCAACTGTTCCTCAATAACGGCCGCGGGCGGTTCACGGAGTTCAGCAAACAGGCCGGAGCGGCGTTCCAACAGAAATATGTCGGCCGGGCGCTGGCCCTGGCCGATTACGATAACGACGGCCGGACGGACCTGTACCTCTCTGACAGCGGCGGACCGGCGGTGCTGATGCACAACGGGACCGAAACGCCCAACAATTGGTTGCGTCTGGACCTCCGCGGCACGAAGAGCAATCGCGACGCCGTGGGGGCCAAGGTAACAGTCCACGTCGGCGACCGGAAACTGGTGCGGCACAAGGAGGGCGGCGGGAGCTACCTTTCGGCCCACGACCCGCGGTTGCTCGTGGGGCTCGGCCCGGCGCCGCGGGTCGAGCGCGTGGACATCCGCTGGCCCTCGGGATCGGTGCAAACGGTCGGCCCGCTCGAAGCGAACCGCGGGTACCGGGTGACCGAGGGGACGGCGACCGTCGAACCGAGACCGTAA
- a CDS encoding tetratricopeptide repeat protein: MPARAGACRAAASPKREPIWTRRWHAGRRRFRFLRPAWRWRRVCSIWASSRALALFQAVRAEEPTNLLALFGVGRAASYLGRWDEAERAFRAVLELRPGHVETLLALAQVVEQRGDLPRALGYLEEAERGDPKRLETLSRLVKLLSALGQSERAGQYEQRYRELDPTGKVTGREPQPSGTP; encoded by the coding sequence GTGCCTGCGCGGGCGGGCGCGTGCAGGGCCGCCGCCTCGCCGAAGCGCGAACCGATCTGGACGCGGCGGTGGCACGCGGGCCGGAGGCGCTTTCGTTTTCTGCGGCCCGCGTGGCGCTGGCGACGTGTTTGCTCGATCTGGGCGAGTTCGCGCGCCCTGGCACTGTTCCAGGCCGTCCGCGCCGAGGAGCCGACGAACCTGCTGGCCCTGTTCGGCGTCGGCCGGGCGGCGAGCTATCTGGGGCGCTGGGACGAGGCCGAGCGCGCGTTTCGCGCGGTACTGGAACTGCGGCCGGGACACGTCGAAACGCTGCTCGCGCTCGCCCAGGTGGTCGAACAGCGCGGCGACCTGCCCCGGGCGCTCGGCTATCTGGAAGAGGCCGAAAGGGGCGATCCCAAGCGGCTGGAAACGTTATCACGATTAGTGAAATTGCTCTCCGCACTCGGCCAGTCCGAGCGCGCCGGGCAGTACGAACAGCGGTATCGTGAACTCGACCCGACCGGCAAAGTCACCGGCCGGGAGCCACAACCTTCGGGAACCCCATGA
- a CDS encoding tetratricopeptide repeat protein: MNRRRALAGVGVLALVTGGYLWYARSDSDPPSAPAPTEDAGQEERVAREAVRDRPNDAHARARLARALRRLGRGREAEPELMQAIRLGLPEGEAQREYVLLLAPQNWPDKFEGLFQRVARDNPNDRELLRAIADSYATKGMWDRVEPLCTQLLALDPGHQEWRFQRGVARMRTAYHAKAADDFRAVLTHDPKNYQARLFLAHSLLGDARMAEAERELRVCTKDRPNDVEPLIGLATCEFERNNLSAAQELLTRAAERAGNSPLVLQEQATLYLRQQRTELALATLKRLVELHPDHRQGHLQLAQVYLAAGNEAEARRHEQIYQELDRKEEARLAAQRGMR; the protein is encoded by the coding sequence ATGAATCGACGACGGGCTCTTGCGGGGGTCGGGGTACTCGCGCTCGTGACCGGCGGGTACCTCTGGTACGCCCGGAGCGATTCCGATCCCCCTTCCGCGCCCGCCCCGACGGAGGACGCGGGCCAGGAAGAGCGCGTCGCCCGTGAGGCGGTTCGCGACCGCCCGAACGACGCGCACGCGCGGGCGCGCCTGGCGCGGGCGCTCCGGCGGCTCGGGCGCGGCCGCGAGGCCGAACCCGAACTGATGCAGGCGATCCGGCTGGGCCTTCCCGAGGGCGAAGCGCAGCGCGAGTACGTGCTGCTGCTAGCCCCGCAGAACTGGCCCGACAAGTTCGAGGGGCTGTTCCAGCGCGTCGCGCGCGACAACCCGAACGACCGGGAACTGCTCCGGGCCATCGCCGATTCCTACGCGACCAAGGGAATGTGGGACCGGGTCGAGCCGCTCTGCACCCAGCTCCTCGCTCTGGACCCCGGACACCAGGAGTGGCGGTTCCAGCGCGGGGTCGCGCGCATGCGCACCGCATACCACGCCAAGGCCGCCGACGACTTCCGCGCCGTTCTGACCCACGACCCCAAGAACTACCAGGCCCGGCTGTTCCTCGCGCACAGCCTGCTCGGGGACGCCCGGATGGCGGAGGCGGAGCGGGAGCTGCGGGTCTGCACCAAGGACCGGCCGAACGACGTGGAACCGCTCATCGGTCTCGCCACCTGCGAGTTCGAGCGCAACAACTTGAGCGCCGCCCAGGAGCTACTCACACGGGCCGCGGAACGGGCCGGGAACTCGCCCCTGGTCCTTCAGGAACAGGCGACCCTTTACCTCCGACAGCAGCGAACGGAACTGGCTCTGGCGACGCTGAAGCGCCTGGTTGAGTTGCACCCGGACCACCGGCAAGGCCACCTGCAACTCGCGCAGGTGTACCTCGCGGCGGGGAACGAGGCGGAGGCCCGTCGGCACGAGCAGATCTACCAGGAACTGGACCGGAAAGAGGAAGCCCGACTCGCGGCCCAGCGCGGCATGCGCTGA
- the tnpC gene encoding IS66 family transposase, whose amino-acid sequence MTPVPQPPELPSDLPPQVVAYIRILEATIAELTAQVTGLTTRVAELEARLNQNSTNSSKPPSSDAPHVKPAPPKPPSGKRRGGQPGHPKAERTLLPPDEIRALKPSTCRDCAHPLTGDDPQPAVHQVHEIPVITPHVTEYRCHRLRCPHCGTTTAATVPAEAATGYGPRAQAVAAVLTGSCRLGKRGTSQLFADLFGLPLSPAMVCKLQHRTAEALKPVAEDALIYTRGQPANVDETGWTQGRKRAWLWVAVTTFVVAFLIRKTRGRSAFDDLRAGSTAVHTTDRYPVYTHLSKHTRQLCWAHLRRDFQAMIDRGGSGTAIGAALLASSDALFEHWYRVRDGTLARSTFRSNYVPELRHQIGEHLRTGAACGCAKTAATCGDLLAVEASLWTFARVVGVEPTNNAAEREVRHAVCWRKTSFGTDSERGSRFVERILTVLASCRRQNRNVLAFLTDAIRAHRNGEPAPTLLPA is encoded by the coding sequence ATGACGCCTGTCCCTCAACCGCCGGAACTCCCGAGCGACCTGCCCCCACAGGTCGTGGCGTATATCCGCATTCTTGAGGCCACGATTGCCGAACTCACCGCCCAGGTCACCGGGCTCACCACCCGCGTCGCGGAACTCGAGGCCCGTCTCAACCAGAACTCCACCAACTCGTCCAAGCCCCCTTCGTCCGACGCCCCGCACGTGAAACCGGCCCCGCCCAAGCCGCCCTCGGGCAAGAGACGAGGCGGGCAACCGGGGCACCCCAAAGCCGAACGCACCCTGCTGCCGCCCGATGAGATCCGGGCACTTAAGCCGTCCACGTGCCGGGACTGTGCGCACCCGTTGACCGGGGACGACCCACAACCGGCCGTTCATCAGGTCCACGAGATCCCCGTCATCACGCCTCACGTCACCGAGTATCGGTGCCACCGGCTCCGGTGCCCGCACTGCGGCACGACGACCGCGGCGACGGTGCCGGCCGAGGCGGCGACCGGATACGGACCCCGGGCTCAGGCGGTGGCCGCGGTGCTCACCGGCTCGTGCCGCCTGGGCAAGCGCGGCACGAGCCAATTGTTCGCCGACCTGTTCGGCCTGCCCCTGAGCCCGGCGATGGTGTGCAAGCTCCAGCACCGAACCGCGGAGGCGTTGAAGCCGGTGGCCGAGGACGCCCTGATCTACACCCGCGGACAACCGGCCAACGTGGACGAGACCGGCTGGACCCAAGGCCGCAAGCGGGCCTGGTTGTGGGTGGCCGTGACCACGTTCGTGGTGGCCTTCCTGATCCGAAAGACCCGGGGCCGAAGCGCCTTCGATGATCTGCGAGCGGGCTCGACGGCCGTCCACACGACCGACCGGTATCCGGTGTACACGCACCTTTCCAAGCACACGCGCCAGCTGTGCTGGGCGCACCTGCGTCGCGATTTCCAGGCGATGATCGACCGCGGCGGTTCCGGGACGGCGATCGGTGCGGCTCTGTTGGCGAGTTCGGACGCCTTGTTCGAGCATTGGTATCGGGTCCGGGACGGAACCCTCGCGCGGTCCACATTCCGATCGAACTACGTCCCCGAATTGCGTCACCAGATCGGCGAGCACCTGCGGACCGGGGCTGCGTGCGGCTGCGCCAAGACCGCCGCCACCTGCGGCGACCTGTTGGCCGTCGAGGCGTCGTTGTGGACGTTCGCGCGGGTCGTCGGTGTGGAACCGACCAACAACGCGGCCGAGCGCGAGGTGCGCCACGCGGTGTGCTGGCGCAAAACCAGCTTCGGGACCGACAGCGAACGCGGGAGCCGATTCGTGGAACGCATCTTGACGGTCCTCGCCTCGTGCCGCCGGCAGAACCGCAACGTATTGGCATTCCTCACCGACGCCATCCGCGCACACCGCAATGGCGAGCCGGCACCGACACTGCTCCCGGCCTAA
- a CDS encoding DUF1559 domain-containing protein: protein MRRIPKPRRAFTLIELLVVIAIIAILIGLLLPAVQKVRGAAARIKCSNNLKQIGLACHNYEGSIGKFPYAVMDYQPGQTTSSFVSGWVILLPYLEQDNIAREYNVNLPRNSTVTNADGYSNSALERLPVPTYTCPAMVPPSATNGGSLGTAPEVRAPSSYVFSAGTPTGFQARYGSYAAAPCDGVILPIRNAAYSATNTLQADKAGNAPVRILDISDGTSNTLLAGENDFMPAGVPSTEGPVWAYGYLYNWTGTSYGINKRDGSSDANFGAFRSQHTGGANFVMADGSVQFIRDSIDAATFTGLGTRNSGEVVALP from the coding sequence ATGCGCCGCATACCCAAGCCCCGTCGCGCCTTTACCCTGATCGAGCTGCTGGTGGTGATCGCGATCATCGCGATCCTCATCGGGCTCCTGCTCCCCGCCGTCCAGAAGGTCCGGGGCGCCGCCGCCCGGATCAAGTGCAGCAACAACCTGAAGCAGATCGGCCTCGCCTGCCACAACTACGAGGGGTCCATCGGCAAGTTCCCCTACGCGGTGATGGACTACCAGCCGGGACAGACGACCAGCTCCTTCGTCAGCGGGTGGGTCATCCTCCTGCCGTACCTGGAGCAGGACAACATCGCCCGCGAGTACAACGTCAACCTGCCGCGGAACAGTACCGTCACCAACGCCGACGGGTACTCGAACTCCGCGCTGGAGCGGCTGCCGGTCCCGACGTACACGTGCCCGGCGATGGTCCCGCCCAGCGCCACGAACGGCGGTTCGCTCGGAACGGCTCCCGAAGTGCGTGCGCCGTCGAGCTACGTGTTCTCGGCCGGCACCCCGACCGGGTTCCAGGCCCGGTACGGTTCCTACGCCGCGGCGCCGTGTGACGGCGTCATCCTCCCGATCCGCAACGCGGCGTATTCGGCCACGAACACCCTTCAGGCCGACAAGGCGGGCAACGCTCCGGTGCGGATTCTCGACATCAGCGACGGCACGTCCAACACGCTCCTGGCCGGGGAGAACGACTTCATGCCGGCCGGCGTGCCCTCGACCGAGGGGCCGGTGTGGGCGTACGGGTACCTCTACAACTGGACCGGCACCTCCTATGGCATCAACAAGCGGGACGGGAGCAGCGACGCCAACTTCGGGGCGTTCCGCAGCCAGCACACCGGCGGGGCCAACTTCGTGATGGCCGACGGGTCGGTGCAGTTCATCCGCGACTCGATCGACGCGGCCACGTTCACCGGACTCGGCACCCGCAACAGCGGCGAGGTCGTGGCGCTCCCGTGA
- a CDS encoding Kelch repeat-containing protein, with amino-acid sequence MFTRFVCFALVALPAATRAAEPAAAKTPELPVLPKAVTSFGAVACDGYLYVYGGHAGKTHNYDTATVLGTFHRLKLDGGIKWEELPGGPSAQGLNLVAHGGKVYRVGGMQPRNKPGDPSDNHSLAECARFDPKTNKWEDLPALPAGRSSHDAVVAGNKLVVVGGWQMRGKGEKPAWSETVLILDLAAKDLKWESVPQPYQRRALTATAVGSKVYVIGGLGAEGKPTDVYDVDAKAWSTVPALPGDDKKSMAFSPSAATVGGRVVVNVAAGPVYRLNEAGDGWEKVGAAATPRVVARMIPLGPSTVALVGGTAPGAGTLATIEVVKLAEKGEPAAPAKQP; translated from the coding sequence GTGTTCACCCGGTTCGTTTGTTTCGCGCTCGTCGCACTGCCCGCTGCGACCCGCGCCGCGGAGCCGGCAGCCGCGAAAACGCCCGAATTGCCCGTACTTCCGAAGGCCGTCACCAGTTTCGGCGCGGTGGCGTGCGACGGCTACTTGTACGTCTACGGCGGCCACGCCGGCAAGACGCACAACTACGACACCGCCACCGTCCTGGGCACGTTCCACCGGCTGAAGCTCGACGGCGGCATCAAGTGGGAGGAGCTGCCCGGCGGCCCGAGCGCCCAGGGCCTGAACCTCGTCGCCCACGGCGGCAAGGTGTACCGCGTCGGCGGGATGCAGCCGCGGAACAAACCCGGCGACCCGTCCGACAACCACTCGCTCGCCGAGTGCGCCCGGTTCGATCCGAAGACCAACAAGTGGGAGGACCTGCCCGCGCTGCCGGCCGGGCGCTCGTCGCACGACGCGGTCGTCGCGGGCAACAAGCTCGTCGTCGTGGGCGGGTGGCAGATGAGGGGTAAGGGGGAGAAGCCGGCGTGGTCCGAAACGGTCCTGATCCTCGACCTCGCCGCGAAGGACCTGAAGTGGGAGTCCGTGCCCCAGCCGTACCAGCGCCGCGCGCTCACCGCGACGGCGGTCGGTTCGAAGGTGTACGTGATCGGCGGGCTCGGCGCAGAGGGGAAGCCGACCGACGTGTACGACGTGGACGCAAAGGCGTGGAGCACGGTCCCGGCACTGCCCGGCGACGACAAGAAGTCGATGGCGTTCTCGCCGTCGGCCGCCACGGTCGGCGGGCGCGTGGTCGTGAACGTGGCGGCCGGCCCGGTCTATCGACTGAACGAAGCGGGCGACGGATGGGAGAAGGTGGGCGCGGCCGCCACCCCGCGGGTCGTGGCCCGGATGATCCCGCTCGGCCCCTCGACGGTAGCCCTGGTCGGCGGCACGGCCCCCGGTGCGGGCACCCTCGCGACGATCGAGGTCGTGAAACTCGCCGAGAAGGGCGAACCGGCCGCACCGGCCAAGCAACCCTGA
- a CDS encoding DUF4198 domain-containing protein, giving the protein MLRTTGAAALLAAAALTAHAHFVFVVPDSKDPARAVVVFSEDLEVDENVSMDKVSGLKLTCRDGAGKDTAVGHKTGKHELTATVPGTGPRVVFGSVHYGVLQKGDAKPYLLAYHPKAIIGAVPADKVVIGDKVLPVELVPVASGSDVRFRFLAAGKPVADAEVTVLKPDGGKTKTKTNTDGLTEAFAEKGRYGAWARTVVAGAGELGGKKYDETRHYATLVTEYQK; this is encoded by the coding sequence ATGCTCCGTACCACCGGCGCGGCGGCCCTGTTGGCCGCCGCCGCTCTGACCGCGCACGCGCACTTCGTGTTCGTCGTGCCCGACTCGAAGGACCCGGCCAGGGCCGTGGTCGTGTTCAGCGAAGACCTCGAGGTCGATGAGAACGTGTCGATGGACAAGGTGAGCGGGCTGAAGCTCACGTGCCGCGACGGCGCGGGCAAGGACACCGCCGTCGGCCACAAGACGGGCAAGCACGAGCTGACCGCCACGGTCCCCGGGACCGGTCCGCGTGTGGTGTTCGGGTCGGTCCACTACGGCGTGCTGCAAAAGGGCGACGCGAAACCGTACCTGCTGGCGTACCACCCGAAGGCGATCATCGGGGCCGTTCCCGCCGACAAGGTCGTCATCGGTGACAAGGTGCTACCGGTCGAACTGGTTCCGGTCGCATCCGGTTCGGACGTGCGGTTCCGGTTCCTCGCGGCGGGCAAGCCGGTCGCCGACGCCGAGGTCACGGTGCTCAAACCGGACGGCGGGAAGACGAAGACCAAAACCAACACGGACGGGCTCACCGAGGCGTTCGCGGAGAAGGGGCGGTACGGGGCGTGGGCCAGGACCGTGGTCGCCGGGGCGGGCGAACTCGGCGGCAAAAAGTACGACGAGACCCGGCACTACGCGACCCTGGTGACAGAGTACCAGAAGTAA